The following coding sequences lie in one Kamptonema formosum PCC 6407 genomic window:
- a CDS encoding Uma2 family endonuclease → MVLTVKDFEQLQGALTDAHLDYQLELIDGEIHVMGLSDVVSSYVIAQLARLLGNWVVPRRLGFVLESSGGFSLPNSNLRGPDVSFVSATKLQRLPRTFANIVPDLIVEVKSSTDRLKPTREKIQMFLSLGTQVGILVDPDKKILEVYRLNLETVVLGEGDILTVPELLEGWELAVSELWPPVFDEE, encoded by the coding sequence ATGGTACTGACGGTTAAAGATTTCGAGCAACTCCAAGGTGCTTTAACTGACGCTCATTTGGACTACCAGTTAGAGCTAATAGATGGAGAAATTCATGTTATGGGGTTATCAGATGTTGTATCTAGCTATGTTATTGCTCAATTAGCAAGGCTATTAGGGAATTGGGTAGTACCGCGCCGATTAGGGTTTGTTCTAGAATCGAGTGGTGGATTTAGTCTGCCAAATTCAAATTTACGCGGCCCTGATGTTTCTTTTGTCAGTGCTACCAAACTACAGCGACTTCCGCGCACTTTCGCTAATATTGTACCTGATTTGATAGTAGAAGTTAAATCTTCAACTGATAGACTTAAGCCAACTCGCGAGAAAATCCAAATGTTTTTAAGTTTGGGAACGCAAGTAGGAATATTGGTCGATCCCGATAAAAAGATTTTGGAAGTTTATCGGCTGAATCTGGAAACTGTCGTGTTAGGTGAAGGTGATATATTGACTGTTCCAGAGTTATTGGAGGGATGGGAGTTGGCGGTTTCTGAACTTTGGCCGCCTGTGTTTGATGAGGAATGA
- a CDS encoding FHA domain-containing protein encodes MCQFVSEDTRSNAVCFSDRTCFPDKPMTSQTQKKTHLLSNPYLELNNQGQTLRLELTKNEHVLGRDPYKADLLVPQVWQIISSSQAVLRREGEDYWIYDGDGSKPSTNGMFALPSFTQVSPAKGLALKHETELRIGQDPRNQIQLIYFNPASPSAGNLPRTAIALRNRSVLIGRDRHATLKLNSPIVSRRHATIDANAQGQYVLADRSSNGVFVNGKRIKNSVVLTEGAKIRIGPFTLIYQAGEVTLVNPGDAIRLEAIELVREGKDKNNEIQRLLNTISLVIEPGNLVALAGTSNANQSVLLRTLLGIEAPNRGAVYANGEDLRKHFDSYSCSIGFVPKDDALHGELTVAEALIYAIKLRLPADINVDQVFKKVLDDIEMFEHRHELINSLSKSERKRVSIGVELVVDPKLFFLEEPTFGLDPGLDKKMVSLLRKLADQERTVIFTGQANANLTICDRLVFLGGSGHLCYFGPPADIYSFFAIHNQDFTGIYSELEKGESIVRLWEDKYRYSSYYQRYIAVPLSLNPSQQPANFAKLSNSSRGSSFRQLTLLIQRYFQLAIRNKINFAIGLFSAAICPILLAGIKNMEPFIFTNSSDSRLAFLALRFLLFFSLSAILVGVSSSLSTIVKEQQILRRERLASLGLFPYLISKLIGLKGLACLQAVVMTAVILLGFEQPDSDIITWPIGLGITTFLTLLASMNLGLMLSAFVSNIAQAYKVLPFILGFQIIFSGVFFKLDSLLSIEKLALWISWLTVSRWSVGAYGSLVNVNAMVAKPIELSDGNFLHQLFDPSAVYEPSWENLALNWGILGLQAVVYFAVTFLLLKRKDIFR; translated from the coding sequence GTGTGCCAATTCGTATCAGAAGATACCCGCTCGAATGCAGTCTGTTTCTCCGATCGCACTTGCTTTCCCGACAAACCCATGACGAGTCAAACGCAAAAGAAAACGCATTTACTTAGTAACCCCTATTTAGAACTGAACAATCAGGGGCAGACTTTGCGCTTAGAATTAACAAAAAACGAGCACGTATTGGGTCGCGATCCCTACAAAGCTGACTTACTTGTTCCTCAAGTTTGGCAGATTATTTCTAGCAGTCAAGCGGTTTTGCGGCGAGAAGGGGAAGATTACTGGATTTATGATGGTGATGGTAGCAAACCCAGCACTAATGGGATGTTTGCGCTTCCTAGCTTTACGCAAGTCTCTCCTGCAAAAGGTCTGGCTTTAAAACATGAGACAGAATTACGGATCGGTCAAGACCCTAGAAACCAAATTCAGCTAATTTATTTTAATCCTGCTAGCCCTAGTGCGGGTAATTTACCACGAACTGCGATCGCGCTGCGGAATCGTTCTGTGCTCATAGGTCGCGATCGCCACGCTACCTTAAAGCTCAACTCCCCGATTGTATCCCGTCGCCACGCCACCATTGATGCTAACGCTCAGGGGCAATACGTTCTCGCCGATCGCAGCAGCAATGGCGTTTTTGTCAATGGCAAACGGATTAAAAATTCTGTAGTGCTTACTGAAGGCGCAAAAATTCGCATCGGCCCCTTTACTTTAATTTACCAAGCTGGTGAAGTAACCTTAGTCAATCCCGGCGATGCGATTCGTTTGGAAGCAATAGAATTAGTCCGTGAAGGCAAGGATAAAAATAACGAAATCCAGCGTTTACTTAACACCATTTCCCTCGTAATTGAACCAGGGAATTTAGTAGCTTTAGCTGGGACAAGCAATGCGAATCAATCAGTTTTATTGCGTACTTTGTTAGGAATTGAAGCCCCCAATCGTGGCGCAGTGTACGCGAACGGTGAAGATTTACGGAAACATTTTGATAGCTATAGTTGTTCGATCGGTTTTGTACCTAAAGATGATGCGCTTCACGGTGAATTAACAGTAGCAGAAGCCCTGATTTATGCCATTAAATTACGCTTGCCTGCTGATATCAATGTGGATCAGGTGTTCAAAAAAGTTTTAGATGATATTGAAATGTTTGAACATCGCCATGAATTAATAAATAGCCTCAGCAAGAGCGAACGCAAGCGAGTCAGTATTGGAGTAGAATTAGTAGTAGATCCGAAGTTGTTTTTCTTGGAAGAACCGACTTTTGGACTCGACCCAGGATTAGATAAAAAGATGGTATCGCTATTGCGAAAATTGGCAGATCAAGAGCGGACTGTGATTTTTACAGGCCAAGCTAATGCTAATCTTACCATTTGCGATCGCCTAGTTTTTCTTGGTGGCAGCGGTCATCTTTGCTACTTCGGGCCGCCAGCAGATATTTATAGTTTTTTTGCCATTCACAATCAAGATTTTACTGGCATTTATAGCGAACTAGAAAAAGGTGAATCTATCGTTAGATTGTGGGAAGATAAATATCGCTATTCCAGCTATTACCAGCGCTACATTGCCGTACCACTTAGCCTCAATCCCTCTCAACAACCAGCTAACTTTGCCAAACTATCTAATTCTTCCAGAGGCTCATCTTTCAGACAGTTAACCCTACTAATTCAGCGCTACTTTCAATTGGCAATCCGCAACAAGATCAATTTTGCTATAGGATTATTTTCTGCTGCTATTTGCCCTATTTTGTTAGCAGGAATAAAAAACATGGAGCCATTCATTTTTACTAATAGTAGCGACTCCCGGCTTGCTTTCTTAGCCCTAAGATTTTTACTGTTTTTTTCATTGTCGGCTATTTTGGTAGGCGTTTCTAGTTCTCTTTCGACAATTGTTAAAGAACAGCAAATTTTGAGGAGAGAACGTTTAGCAAGCTTAGGATTATTCCCCTATCTGATTTCAAAATTGATCGGATTAAAAGGATTAGCTTGTCTGCAAGCTGTGGTAATGACAGCGGTAATTTTACTAGGCTTTGAACAACCAGACTCAGATATAATTACCTGGCCTATTGGTTTAGGGATCACTACTTTTTTAACGCTATTAGCTAGTATGAATTTGGGATTGATGCTATCAGCATTTGTAAGTAATATCGCTCAAGCTTATAAAGTTCTACCTTTTATTTTAGGCTTTCAGATAATTTTTTCGGGAGTATTTTTTAAATTAGATAGTTTGTTGTCAATAGAAAAACTAGCCCTTTGGATTTCTTGGCTAACGGTGAGCCGCTGGTCTGTAGGAGCTTATGGCAGTTTAGTGAATGTAAATGCTATGGTGGCTAAGCCGATAGAATTGTCTGATGGAAACTTTTTACATCAGCTATTCGATCCGAGTGCTGTCTATGAGCCAAGTTGGGAAAATCTAGCTCTTAATTGGGGGATTTTGGGGTTGCAGGCAGTTGTTTATTTTGCCGTAACTTTTCTGTTGCTAAAACGTAAAGATATTTTTAGGTAA
- a CDS encoding manganese catalase family protein produces the protein MFFHKKELMYTVKIDEPNPRFAQLLLEQFGGATGELTAALQYWVQSFHCENPGIRDMLQDIALEEFSHLEMVGKLIEAHTQKVDQTEVFKSTLFAVRGMGPHFLDSQGQAWTAAYINEGGDVVRDLRADIAAEAGARQTYEELIKLAPDQGTKNTLVFLLTREISHTKMFMNALSSMDKLTDPMFGNIQPDQTVDLYFNLSTNGKDERGAWNSEPDFRYVADPTPKG, from the coding sequence TTGTTTTTTCACAAAAAAGAACTAATGTATACGGTGAAGATTGACGAGCCTAACCCTCGTTTCGCCCAATTATTGCTAGAACAATTTGGGGGAGCCACCGGAGAACTAACGGCCGCTTTGCAATATTGGGTGCAGTCCTTTCACTGTGAAAATCCTGGGATTCGGGATATGCTTCAAGATATTGCGCTTGAAGAGTTTAGTCACTTAGAAATGGTCGGCAAACTGATCGAAGCTCACACTCAAAAAGTCGATCAAACTGAAGTTTTCAAAAGTACGCTGTTTGCAGTGCGCGGTATGGGCCCACACTTTTTAGACAGTCAAGGTCAAGCTTGGACAGCAGCTTATATCAATGAAGGTGGTGATGTTGTGCGCGATTTGCGTGCTGATATTGCTGCGGAAGCTGGAGCTCGCCAGACTTATGAAGAGTTGATTAAGTTGGCACCAGATCAAGGCACAAAAAACACCTTGGTATTTCTACTGACTCGCGAAATTTCTCATACCAAGATGTTTATGAATGCGCTCTCGTCGATGGATAAGCTCACAGATCCGATGTTTGGAAATATCCAGCCGGATCAGACTGTGGATCTTTACTTCAATTTGTCTACTAATGGCAAAGATGAGCGTGGTGCTTGGAATTCTGAGCCTGATTTCCGCTATGTTGCCGATCCTACCCCGAAAGGTTAG
- a CDS encoding serine/threonine-protein kinase → MSYCINPKCPRPQNPENVSFCQSCGSQLVIEGRYWVLRPLGKGGFGQTYEVNESGIPKVLKVLTYNEPTGVRLFQQEAHVLMRLRHPGLPIVEPDGYFTFTPNNSREPLHCLVMEKIEGLNLQQWLKNQNHKPLGIDRAIDWLEQLARILHLVHTQNYFHRDIKPPNIMLRPNGQLVLIDFGAVREVTETMERRKGEITRIFSQGYTPPEQMEGAAEPRSDFFALGRSFVCLLTGQEPNHLEGNSPAGKFIWRTLVPEVSKPLADLIDDMMAYSVNARPQDTQVLLQRIAKLNAPPRTPTKFPVGKKQVLIGAGVGAAIALAAIVPKFLPQTTPEKLLLYQDPENGFSIKYPQEWEKKERQGYFDPNIVTFRSPKKSNSDIYPEDIIVTVDDLSSKPMSLDEYTKISIAQIKESNQDTKVLEDGSAMLANTKAHKVVFTTKEEENNVKKMQVWTVKNNRAYTITYTANKDEYSDYLKSAENVINSLEIN, encoded by the coding sequence ATGAGCTACTGCATCAACCCCAAATGCCCGCGTCCTCAAAACCCTGAAAATGTTAGCTTTTGCCAAAGCTGCGGCTCTCAATTAGTAATTGAGGGACGGTATTGGGTACTCCGCCCCCTGGGGAAAGGCGGCTTTGGTCAGACTTATGAGGTAAATGAGAGTGGCATCCCTAAAGTTTTAAAGGTACTCACCTACAACGAGCCCACAGGTGTACGGCTATTTCAGCAAGAAGCTCACGTTTTAATGAGGTTGAGACATCCGGGGTTGCCAATAGTAGAGCCAGATGGTTACTTTACGTTTACACCAAATAACAGCCGCGAACCTCTGCACTGTTTGGTCATGGAGAAAATTGAAGGCCTGAACTTGCAACAGTGGTTAAAAAATCAGAATCACAAACCCCTGGGGATCGATCGCGCTATTGACTGGTTGGAACAACTGGCTAGAATTTTGCATCTCGTCCACACTCAAAATTACTTCCACCGCGATATTAAGCCACCTAATATTATGCTCCGCCCTAATGGGCAATTAGTATTAATTGATTTTGGGGCAGTACGGGAAGTAACAGAAACTATGGAAAGAAGAAAAGGCGAGATCACAAGAATTTTTTCCCAGGGATATACACCGCCTGAACAAATGGAAGGGGCCGCAGAGCCCCGTTCTGATTTTTTTGCTCTTGGTAGAAGTTTTGTTTGTTTGCTAACGGGTCAGGAACCAAACCATTTAGAAGGAAACTCTCCAGCCGGAAAGTTTATTTGGCGCACTTTAGTTCCAGAGGTATCGAAGCCGCTAGCAGATTTGATTGATGATATGATGGCTTACTCTGTGAATGCTCGTCCTCAAGATACGCAAGTTCTCTTGCAGCGGATAGCTAAACTTAATGCTCCGCCTCGCACGCCAACGAAGTTTCCTGTGGGAAAGAAACAAGTTTTAATTGGTGCGGGGGTTGGAGCCGCGATCGCACTTGCCGCGATCGTTCCCAAATTTCTGCCTCAAACTACACCAGAAAAATTATTACTCTATCAAGATCCTGAAAATGGTTTTAGTATAAAATATCCTCAAGAATGGGAAAAGAAAGAACGTCAAGGTTATTTCGATCCGAATATAGTTACGTTTCGCTCACCTAAGAAAAGCAATTCAGATATTTATCCAGAAGATATTATTGTTACTGTAGATGATTTATCTTCAAAGCCTATGTCTCTTGATGAATATACAAAAATATCCATTGCCCAAATAAAAGAGAGCAACCAAGATACTAAGGTTTTAGAGGACGGTTCAGCTATGCTTGCTAATACCAAAGCTCATAAAGTTGTTTTTACTACTAAAGAAGAAGAAAATAATGTCAAGAAAATGCAAGTTTGGACTGTCAAGAATAATCGAGCTTATACCATTACTTACACAGCAAATAAAGATGAATATTCGGATTATCTAAAATCAGCAGAAAATGTTATAAATTCTTTGGAAATCAATTGA
- a CDS encoding phosphoribulokinase, whose translation MTIKPDRVVLIGVAGDSGCGKSTFLRRLTDLFGEDFVTVICLDDYHSLDRKQRKETGITALDPRANNFDLMAEQMKALKNGQAINKPIYNHETGAIDPPEIVEPNHVIVIEGLHPLYDERVRSLLDFSVYLDISDEVKIAWKIQRDMSERGHTYEDVLFAINARKPDFQAYIDPQKQYADVVVQVLPTNLIKDDKERKILRVQMIQREGIPNFESAYLFDEGSTIHWTPCGRKLTCSYPGIKMYYGPDAYYGHEVSILEVDGQFENLEEVIYIEKHLSKTSTKYEGELTHLLLQHREYPGSNNGTGLFQVLVGLKMRATYERLTAKEAKVAVTV comes from the coding sequence ATGACCATTAAGCCGGATCGCGTGGTTTTAATTGGTGTCGCCGGAGATTCTGGATGCGGGAAATCTACATTTTTGCGCCGACTGACGGATTTGTTCGGGGAAGACTTCGTGACGGTGATCTGTCTGGATGACTATCACAGCCTAGATCGCAAGCAGCGCAAGGAAACGGGGATTACTGCTCTTGACCCCAGAGCAAACAATTTTGACCTGATGGCTGAGCAAATGAAGGCGCTCAAAAATGGTCAGGCGATTAATAAGCCGATTTACAACCACGAAACCGGCGCTATCGATCCCCCTGAGATCGTTGAGCCGAATCATGTGATCGTGATTGAGGGGCTTCACCCTCTGTACGATGAGCGGGTGCGATCGCTCCTTGATTTCAGCGTCTACCTCGACATCAGTGATGAGGTGAAAATTGCCTGGAAAATTCAGCGGGATATGTCGGAACGCGGTCACACTTATGAAGATGTGCTGTTTGCGATTAATGCTCGTAAGCCAGATTTTCAGGCCTATATTGACCCACAAAAGCAATATGCAGATGTGGTAGTTCAGGTCTTGCCAACTAATCTTATTAAAGATGATAAGGAGCGCAAGATTCTGCGGGTGCAGATGATCCAGCGCGAAGGCATTCCGAATTTTGAATCTGCCTATTTGTTTGATGAGGGCTCAACTATTCACTGGACTCCTTGCGGTCGCAAGCTGACTTGTTCTTATCCTGGGATTAAGATGTACTATGGGCCTGATGCCTATTACGGTCACGAAGTCTCAATTTTGGAAGTAGATGGTCAGTTTGAGAATTTGGAAGAAGTGATTTACATCGAAAAGCATTTGAGCAAGACTTCTACAAAGTATGAAGGCGAGTTGACTCACTTGTTGCTTCAACACCGCGAATATCCAGGTTCTAATAATGGAACTGGGTTATTTCAGGTGTTGGTAGGTTTGAAGATGCGAGCAACTTATGAAAGGTTGACTGCGAAGGAAGCTAAAGTTGCTGTTACCGTTTGA
- a CDS encoding homoserine dehydrogenase: protein MAIRIGLLGLGTVGGGTAEILLSPEGRHPLLQELEIYRVGVRDRTKTRSLQFPENVLTTDLEAIATDPDVNIVVEVMGGLEPARSLILKAIANGKHIVTANKAVIARYGDEIFAAAQEKGVYVMLEAAVAGGIPVIQTLKQSLGANRIQTVTGIVNGTTNYILTRMQTEGADFSQVLADAQQLGYAEADPSADVDGLDAADKIAILASLAFGGRIKLEDIYCEGIGQVSAADIAYAEKLGFVIKLLAIAHQDTQTTRDRELLSIRVHPTLVSKTHPLASINGVYNAILIEAEPIGQVMFYGRGAGAGPTASAVVSDIMNIAAILKTETVPIPHPLLSCSHQHYCKIAPIQELVTRFYARFLTKDNPGVIGKLGTCFGQHNVSLESVVQTGIHGELAEIVVVTHDVKEGNFQQAIDEISQMEGIHSIPSKLRVL from the coding sequence GTGGCTATAAGAATTGGTTTGCTGGGATTGGGGACAGTGGGCGGGGGTACAGCAGAGATTTTGCTCTCTCCCGAAGGCCGCCATCCACTATTACAGGAGTTGGAAATCTATCGGGTGGGGGTGCGCGATCGCACAAAAACTCGCTCTTTACAATTTCCCGAAAATGTGCTGACCACAGACTTAGAGGCGATCGCTACAGACCCAGATGTGAACATTGTAGTAGAAGTAATGGGCGGTTTAGAACCAGCGCGATCGCTAATCCTCAAAGCGATCGCCAACGGTAAGCACATCGTTACCGCCAATAAAGCTGTAATTGCCCGCTATGGCGACGAAATCTTCGCCGCCGCCCAAGAAAAAGGCGTTTATGTAATGCTAGAAGCTGCTGTCGCCGGTGGTATTCCAGTCATACAAACCCTTAAACAATCATTAGGTGCAAACCGCATTCAAACCGTTACTGGCATCGTTAACGGTACAACTAATTACATCCTTACTCGGATGCAAACAGAAGGCGCGGACTTTTCCCAAGTGCTCGCCGATGCCCAACAATTAGGCTATGCTGAAGCTGACCCCAGTGCCGATGTAGATGGTTTAGATGCTGCTGATAAAATTGCCATTTTAGCATCCTTAGCTTTTGGCGGACGCATCAAACTAGAAGATATTTATTGTGAAGGGATCGGACAAGTAAGTGCTGCTGATATTGCTTATGCTGAAAAGCTGGGATTTGTAATTAAATTATTAGCGATCGCCCATCAAGATACCCAAACAACTCGCGATCGCGAACTACTTTCCATCAGAGTTCATCCTACCCTAGTCTCGAAAACTCATCCTCTTGCGAGTATAAATGGCGTTTACAACGCTATTTTAATAGAAGCAGAACCCATAGGGCAAGTCATGTTTTACGGACGCGGTGCTGGTGCTGGCCCTACAGCAAGCGCGGTAGTATCAGATATTATGAATATCGCCGCTATCTTAAAAACTGAAACAGTTCCCATTCCCCATCCTTTGTTAAGTTGTTCTCACCAACACTACTGTAAAATTGCTCCAATTCAAGAACTCGTTACCCGATTTTATGCTCGATTTTTAACCAAAGATAATCCAGGTGTGATTGGCAAACTCGGCACTTGTTTCGGGCAACATAATGTTAGCTTAGAATCAGTTGTGCAAACAGGAATACACGGCGAGTTAGCAGAAATTGTAGTCGTCACTCATGATGTTAAAGAAGGTAATTTTCAGCAGGCAATTGATGAAATTAGTCAAATGGAAGGTATACACAGTATTCCTAGTAAATTGCGAGTTCTTTAA
- a CDS encoding NAD(P)/FAD-dependent oxidoreductase, translating into MSRVIIIGCGVIGATIAYELSQIPELKITVLDKETPAKASTGAALGVLMGIVSQKVKGRNWQLRENSIKRYETLIPELEAITGQKIPVNRDGILRLCLEGEDLSNWEKLAVTRKSQGWNLEIWDVEKVRDRFPQLNLEGIITGIYSPQDRQLDPTVLTLALVAAAQQKGVDFQFERAVFDIGASPTGCYQIQTPTENLECDWLIIAAGLGSTSLTASLKQSIDIRPVLGQALHLRLENTAIGSDFQPVITCDDVHIVPLGKGEYWVGATVEFPLSEGEIVADSIKLDEVMAKAIAFCPVLAEANIIRKWSGLRPRPEGQPAPIIRKLPGCDRVIIASGHYRNGVLLAPATAQLIRDMILDG; encoded by the coding sequence ATGAGCAGAGTTATAATTATTGGCTGTGGTGTAATTGGGGCAACAATTGCTTATGAACTCAGCCAAATTCCCGAACTAAAAATTACAGTTTTAGACAAAGAAACACCCGCCAAAGCTTCTACTGGGGCCGCCCTCGGTGTATTAATGGGTATTGTTAGTCAGAAAGTTAAGGGTAGGAATTGGCAATTAAGGGAAAATAGTATCAAGCGTTATGAAACCCTGATACCGGAGTTAGAGGCAATTACTGGGCAAAAAATTCCTGTGAATAGAGATGGAATTTTGAGGCTTTGTCTGGAAGGAGAGGATTTGAGCAATTGGGAAAAGTTGGCTGTAACTCGCAAATCTCAAGGTTGGAATTTGGAGATTTGGGATGTAGAAAAAGTGCGCGATCGCTTTCCTCAGCTAAACTTAGAGGGGATTATTACTGGTATTTATTCCCCGCAAGACAGACAACTAGATCCAACTGTTTTAACTTTAGCTTTAGTTGCTGCTGCTCAGCAGAAAGGGGTTGATTTTCAATTCGAGCGCGCTGTTTTCGATATCGGCGCTTCTCCTACAGGTTGCTATCAGATTCAAACACCAACAGAAAACTTAGAATGCGACTGGTTAATTATAGCCGCTGGTTTGGGTTCAACTTCTCTCACAGCATCTTTAAAACAGTCTATCGATATTCGCCCCGTCTTAGGTCAAGCATTACATTTACGCTTAGAAAATACCGCGATCGGTTCTGATTTTCAGCCAGTAATTACCTGCGATGATGTTCATATTGTACCTTTAGGAAAAGGCGAATATTGGGTAGGTGCGACCGTTGAGTTTCCCCTAAGTGAGGGTGAAATTGTAGCGGATAGTATTAAGTTAGATGAAGTGATGGCAAAGGCAATTGCCTTTTGTCCTGTTTTAGCTGAAGCTAACATTATTAGGAAATGGTCGGGATTGCGCCCCCGCCCAGAAGGCCAACCAGCACCAATTATTCGGAAACTTCCTGGTTGCGATCGCGTAATTATTGCTTCTGGACATTATCGAAATGGCGTATTATTAGCGCCCGCAACTGCCCAGCTAATTAGGGATATGATTCTCGATGGATAA
- the petH gene encoding ferredoxin--NADP reductase codes for MYSPSLSGGAANSQSGSRTFVYEVKGLRQNGETDQTSCPIRQSGSVFIAVPYNRMNQEMRRIARMGGQIVSIRLLNAEPQTQANVAPENGLQVQKSGEPKKPMTQAKEKVDIPVNLYKPASPFIGKCISTEELVREGGEGTVRHVTFDLSGGNLRYLEGQSIGIIPEGTDANGKPHKLRLYSIASTRHGDNLDDKTISLCVRRLEYKHPETGEKVFGVCSTYLTGLEPGAEVKITGPVGKEMLLPEDPESTIIMMATGTGIAPFRAFLWRMFKENNPDYKFKGLAWLFFGVAYTPNILYKEELEKLQAEFPDNFRLTYAISREQKSAQGGKMYIQNRIQENADQLWELVQKPNTHTYICGLKGMEGGIDEGMSAAAGKYDVNWSDYQKQLKKNHRWHVETY; via the coding sequence ATGTATAGTCCCAGCTTATCTGGTGGTGCTGCCAATTCACAATCTGGCAGCCGCACCTTTGTTTATGAAGTTAAGGGTCTGCGTCAGAACGGAGAAACTGACCAAACTAGCTGCCCGATTCGCCAGAGTGGGAGCGTGTTCATCGCAGTTCCTTACAACCGTATGAATCAGGAAATGCGGCGGATAGCTCGCATGGGTGGCCAGATAGTCAGCATCCGACTCCTGAACGCCGAACCCCAAACCCAGGCAAATGTTGCGCCAGAGAATGGGCTACAGGTTCAGAAATCAGGAGAACCAAAGAAGCCAATGACTCAAGCAAAAGAAAAAGTTGATATTCCCGTCAATCTCTACAAACCAGCTAGTCCCTTTATTGGCAAGTGCATCTCGACTGAAGAGCTAGTCAGAGAAGGTGGCGAGGGTACTGTCCGCCATGTCACTTTTGACCTTTCTGGCGGGAATTTGCGCTATCTGGAAGGCCAAAGTATCGGCATTATTCCCGAAGGTACTGATGCTAATGGCAAACCCCATAAGTTGCGCCTGTACTCGATCGCATCTACTCGTCACGGTGACAACCTTGACGATAAAACGATATCGCTCTGTGTCCGTCGGTTGGAGTATAAGCACCCGGAAACTGGTGAAAAGGTCTTTGGTGTGTGTTCGACTTATCTAACCGGTTTGGAACCGGGGGCTGAGGTGAAAATCACCGGCCCTGTAGGTAAGGAAATGTTATTACCTGAAGACCCAGAATCCACGATTATTATGATGGCAACGGGTACTGGTATTGCACCGTTCCGCGCTTTCTTGTGGAGAATGTTCAAGGAAAATAACCCTGATTACAAGTTCAAGGGTTTAGCTTGGTTGTTCTTTGGTGTTGCTTATACTCCGAATATTCTTTATAAAGAAGAGTTGGAGAAGTTGCAAGCTGAGTTCCCAGATAATTTCCGCTTGACTTATGCAATTAGCCGCGAACAAAAAAGTGCTCAAGGCGGTAAGATGTACATCCAAAACCGGATTCAAGAGAATGCCGATCAGTTATGGGAGTTGGTTCAAAAGCCAAATACTCATACCTATATTTGCGGTTTGAAAGGTATGGAAGGCGGTATTGATGAGGGGATGTCGGCGGCGGCTGGCAAGTATGATGTTAACTGGTCTGACTATCAGAAACAGTTGAAGAAAAATCATCGCTGGCACGTTGAAACCTATTAA